The Bacteroides ovatus genomic interval TGTATACCTCGAAGACGGGCTCTTATTATTCCACGCTTTCTCTTTGGGACACCTATCGTGCAGCTCATCCCTTGTACACCATTCTCTCCCCGGAGCGGGTGGACGGAATGATACAGAGTATGCTCGAACACTATCGCACGATGGGGTATCTTCCTATCTGGGCATTGTGGGGAAAAGAGGCACATTGCATGATAGGCAATCATGCTATCCCTGTCATCGTGGACGCCTATCTGAAAGGATTCCGAGGATTTGACGTGGAAGAGGCGTATGCCGCTATTCGTGGAAGTTCTACCGTAAGCCATCAACATTCGGACTGGGAGGTTTATGATCGTTATGGATATTATCCTTTCGACATCATCCCCAAAGAGTCGGTTTCCCGTACATTGGAGTCCACCTATGATGATTATTGTGTAGCCCGCATGGCGAAATCTTTAGGAAAAGAGAAAGATTATGCTTATTTCTCCCGCCGGGCTTCCTACTATAAGAATCTGTTGGATCCCTCAACGACTATGATGCGGGGAAAGGATTCGAAAGGAAAATGGCGTACACCTTTTAATACATTCTTATTGTCTCATGCCGCTACTTCCGGCGGAGATTATACAGAAGGAAATGCCTGGCAATATACTTGGCACGTGCAACACGACGTGGAAGGATTAATCGATTTATTCGGGGGCAAAGAGAAGTTCGCTAACAAACTGGATTCTTTATTCTTTTTAGAATCATCCGCGGAAAATACAGGGTTTACGCAAGACGTGACCGGACTTATCGGACAATATGCACATGGCAATGAACCTAGTCATCATGTAGCTTATTTGTATAACTATGCCGGACAACCTTATAAAACCCAACAACTCATTCGTGAAATTTTTGACCGTTTTTACCTCCCCAAACCGGATGGATTATGCGGAAATGATGATTGCGGACAAATGTCAGCATGGTATATATTCTCTGCAATGGGATTCTATCCGGTAAATCCGATTGGGGGAGAATATATATTGGGAGCACCACAGGTGGAAGAAGTTACTATTTCATTACCGAATGATAAAACGTTCACGATGCAAGCAAAAGGATTGTCGCATGAGAATAAGTATGTGAAGTCGGTAACGTGGAATGGCAAACCCGTTGAGAATTTCAGGATACATCATTCGGAAATTATGAAGGGAGGGGAGTTGGTATTTGTAATGACCGATAAATATTGAGTGTTTTCGATTAGCTCTCATGCACACATATCGGCTGTCTGTATTATGGGGGAGTATTTGATTTTAATCAATAGTCCCCTTTTCTATTTCCTGTTTTAAAAAACTGTAGACATATATGGCTCCTTGATAATATAAGCCGGAACGTTCGTCTTCTAATTTTGCGAAAGTTTCAGAAGAATACAGTACATCCATAGATTTTTGCAAATCCCATCCGTAGTCGCTCATAAGCATTTCTATCAGTTCTTTTCCTAAAGATTCAACTAAAAATTGTTTTTCCTTATTCATAACTTTTTAGTAAATTAATTGCAGCGGGAGTTCCAAAGAAATATTGTATAGTAGGGCGGATATTATGATAATTCATTCACTAATTGTGATATGTTTATATATCCCTGAATAAATCGTCTTAATTGGAGACCTACAGTATCATCAGCAATGGGACCTATTACAATATCATAATCATGGGCTTGAATATTGGTATTATTGTTTCTATTTAATAGAATAAATTCAGCCCATTCTATGGTATATCCGCCAAACTGTTTGATTTTAATATCACTTTTACCATTTAGAATAGATTCATCAAACATAAACTTAGAAACAACAGGAACCCCTTTTCCTTGTCTGAATGTCGTTAAACTTGCCATCTTTTCGGCTTGTTTAATATCTTCACTCAGATAAAACCCTTTTCCGAAGTCTTTGCCTTTTCTTCCTTTATCAATATCTATTTGGGATATTTCTATATTTGAACCGTGGTAAAGAATCATGCTAAAGCTCCTCCATTTCGTTGACAGATTTTCGTTAAATCATCCACAGCTTCCTCTATGGAGAATGTATGTTCGATATCATAGAATTCTTCTAAGAAATCCAAGCCGGAAAAACGCTTCAGGTATTTGTATGCCTGACTGTTACTTAAGGAATATTTTTCAGCGAAAGCTCCTATACATCCCACAAAATATTCAATTCTGTTAGATAGTTCTCTGTTACTCATAATTCTTTCATTATAGGTGATGAATAAATTTGTTAGCCTTATATGAGGCTTTATTCAATCCTTAAAGACAAAGAAACAAATTAATGAGAGAACTTGCAAGTGTAGTAGATAAATTTTAACTATAACACTAAAAATAATCACTTGACCTCTACGACCGTATGATTCCTTTTGTGATTGAGGACAATGTTTGGATTGGCATAAATTCGACCATACTTCCAGGTGTAAGGATTGGCTATGGAGCGATAGTGGGAGCCGGTAGCGTGGTAACTAAAGATGTTCCGGCGATGACAATCGTAGCCGGCAATCCGGCACGAATCATCAAAAAGATAGAAACAAGCGAATAATATAATGGCTGTTTCCTGATGAGATAGGAATTATACCTGAAGAAACTGTAATTAATAAAGGTGCGTTCTAACTCTAATGAAGGTAAGGTAGTTGAAATAAATATCTTATCTTTTTCTCTTCAAATTCCTCTCACCTCTTCAACATCTTCTGCATCGCTTTGTTCATCGGTGATAGCGGGTGAAGGCCTAAGCTTCACCTGCCTTTTCATCAGGGTTTCTTTTGTTTTCAACTAGTTCCATTTTTTGTTTCATACTTTGAAACGAATGGTTTCCCATAGTGAAACAGTTTGTTTCTCGGTGAGAAACGAATCGTTTCACCGTATGAAACTTTTAGTTTCTAGCGCTGGAAACAAAAAGTTTCAGCAGGCTGGAAACTAGTTAGAACGCAGCTTTACCAATTATACTCATCCGTGTAACTGTCAAAGACTGGTTCTTCGGTGATACCTTTCCGGCGAAAAAGTTGGCGGATATAGTTTTGGTCCGCGGGGCTTAGGAAGCGTTCTTCGCGATAAAAGCGATAGTAAAGAGTTTTTCCGAAATGCCCGATCAGTTGTTGCTTGATGTTTGTTCCGTCCTTATAAGGTACGTTGTCCAGCAGGTGGCTGATACCCCATGCCACATGTATCTTTTCTGCGTTTTGGAAGTGAGGACAGTCAATGCCGGTGGCCGGAATACACATTGGGTTTACGATGCTGATGTAGGACGTGTCAGCGGTAGTGAGAAGTGCAGCCACCCGACGCAGGCAGTTACAAGCTTTCGGACATTGCTCGTTGTAGCAGCGGGCGTAGTTGAAAGGGACTGTTTTGTTTTTTAATTTATTGTCGTTCATTTTATATTGTATATTACATACATGATTGACAAAGGTAGTGCTTTTATTGTGGAAAGGTACAATTTGAAAAAGAAAAAACGTGAAAGGATGGGTGAAGGGAACACCCTTCACCTATAAACTGCTTATAGATAGGATAATACAAGGAAAAGTGAAGGGTGAAGAGATTGTTCATTATAACTCTTCGCATACCCGCATTTCCATACCTTTATATACCACTACAATCTTGTGTAGTTGCGTGGAGCCAATAGCTTGTTTCACCGTGTCCGTGTCGGCATAGCGGTTGGCCTGGGCGATGGCTTCCTGACGCAATTCCTCCACACGGTTTTCAGAATCGCGATATTTGGCGTACTTCAACTCAACGATGTAGCTGTGCTTCATGTCAGAATATATGTCCAACATGGGACAGAGGAAAATATCGACGTAACCCGCTTGTGTATCTTGCTCGGAGATAGGACGGTAGAAGCGGTTTTGCGCAGTCATGGCCAAGGTGAAGCCGTGAACGAAGAATTCGCCCTTTTGCTTGTCACGCTGGGATGCATAACGTTTCAGGCAGTCGGCAATGTAACTGAAATAGGCTTGCCAATTGCCATCATAGGCGAGCTGACTTGAAAGTTCGCTCTTTTCGTAGCTGCTGAAATTTAAGTCTGCGTCGTTGTAGGTATTCAGCAAATAAGTGTAGAGCTGCTCTTGAACCACCAGGTTCGGAATGGTCAGTTTGGTCTTGCCTTTATCTATTCCGCTAATGGTTAACATTCCGAAATAGTAGAGCAGGCTTATAAAATTGTCCGGATTGGTGATGTTGAGGGCAGGGAAACCCTTCTTCAGTTCACCGGTGATATAACCTTGACTCACTAAAGTTTGAATGACGGAAGCATCGTGTGCAAACTCCTTATCCTTTCGAATGAGCATACGCAGCTTTTCATAGTCGATACGTATATTATCTTCTATCATTTCTCGTGGCGCTTTGCCGTTATCTATGTAATTCTTCACGAAGTAGAGCACCATGTTGGAGTTGTACATGGTAGTTTCACCGTAACAATCCTGCGCGAAGCAATAATTGTCGTACCATGGTTTCATTATTTCTATCAATTCGTCAACAGTATGGCGGAAAGGACTGTTCGTTGAATAGTAAGTCAGCATTTCGCGCACTTCTTCTTCGGTGAACCCCATCATTTGGTTAAATTGAGGGGTAAGTGAGTAGTTTGTGCCGATGTTGAAGCCACTCGTCAGGTCATCCATCGTTACGGGGCTTACGCCGGTGATGAAACAACGCTCTATGCTGGAATAAGTTCCTGCCTTCACCTTATTGAAGAAAGCACGCAGATAACCTTCGCCATGCGTTTCATCAGTGTAGCGGTGCAAACTTTCCGCATCGGAAAGGATGGCGTTGGTGAAGTGGTCGTATTCGTCGATGAAGAGATACATTTTCTGTCCGGCACGTTCGCACTCCGAAACCAAATAGTCCAGTTGGTTGACAGCCCCGTCCTTTTCGTCCAATCGTTCTCTGATACCTTGTGGCAGGAGGTCAGAATAGACTTCACAGAAGAAGTCGAAGCGGATTTGGCAATGTGCATCCAGTCCTTTTCGATAATCGTTCAGTTCGCCGGTGATACCTGAAAAGTTGAGGTAAAGCACCAGATAGCTGTTGCGGTTTGCTGTGGGATGCTTCCCAATGTAGAGGTCGCCGAATAAGTCGTTGAACTTATCGCGGGTACGCACATCGTAGTAGTGTTGCAGTACGTTCAGCGTGAGGCTTTTGCCGAAGCGGCGGGGACGGATGAAGAAAAAGAACCGGTCTGCCTGCTCTATCATAGGAATGAAGCGGGTTTTGTCTACATAATAATAGTCTTCGCGGCGGATGACTGCGAAGTTCATCATACCGTAAGGCAAACGCTTTCTGTTGGGTACTATATATTCCATTGGATCCATCTTCTGTCCTCCTGCTGATTTCTTATTTAACAACTTGCTTCTTTAGCGTTAACGACACAAAGATAGTAAAAGTTCTTGTTGGGTACGAGGCATCCTCAAAAAAGTATTGGAAAAACTCATTCACACAAAGAACTACAGCCCTGACAAAGCTATTCTGAAACAGCAGTGAAGTGGCGGAAATAATTCTCGAGGTTAGCTTGTATATATTGAAAGATACTGTATTTTTGTGCAGAACTAAAAAAAGAACAGACTATGTTGGACATTATTTTGATTGTAATTAGTGCCCTTTGTATGATAGCCGGGTTAGCAGGTTGTATTCTGCCGTTTCTTCCCGGTCCGCCTATTGCTTATGTGGGGTTGATCATTCTGCACTTCACGGATAAGGTACAATATTCTACGACACAATTAATCGTATGGTTATTGATTGTAGCTGTTTTGCAGGTATTGGATTATTTCACTCCGATGCTGGGAAGTAAATATAGTGGCGGTAGTAAATGGGGGAATTGGGGATGTATCATAGGAACTCT includes:
- a CDS encoding DUF456 domain-containing protein → MLDIILIVISALCMIAGLAGCILPFLPGPPIAYVGLIILHFTDKVQYSTTQLIVWLLIVAVLQVLDYFTPMLGSKYSGGSKWGNWGCIIGTLVGLLFLPWGIILGPFLGAVIGELLGNKEFSQALKSGVGSLLGFIFGTLLKFVVCGYFCYQFIIGLIR
- a CDS encoding DUF6078 family protein; translated protein: MNDNKLKNKTVPFNYARCYNEQCPKACNCLRRVAALLTTADTSYISIVNPMCIPATGIDCPHFQNAEKIHVAWGISHLLDNVPYKDGTNIKQQLIGHFGKTLYYRFYREERFLSPADQNYIRQLFRRKGITEEPVFDSYTDEYNW
- a CDS encoding DUF3791 domain-containing protein codes for the protein MSNRELSNRIEYFVGCIGAFAEKYSLSNSQAYKYLKRFSGLDFLEEFYDIEHTFSIEEAVDDLTKICQRNGGALA
- a CDS encoding DUF3990 domain-containing protein, whose amino-acid sequence is MILYHGSNIEISQIDIDKGRKGKDFGKGFYLSEDIKQAEKMASLTTFRQGKGVPVVSKFMFDESILNGKSDIKIKQFGGYTIEWAEFILLNRNNNTNIQAHDYDIVIGPIADDTVGLQLRRFIQGYINISQLVNELS
- a CDS encoding AAA family ATPase, which produces MDPMEYIVPNRKRLPYGMMNFAVIRREDYYYVDKTRFIPMIEQADRFFFFIRPRRFGKSLTLNVLQHYYDVRTRDKFNDLFGDLYIGKHPTANRNSYLVLYLNFSGITGELNDYRKGLDAHCQIRFDFFCEVYSDLLPQGIRERLDEKDGAVNQLDYLVSECERAGQKMYLFIDEYDHFTNAILSDAESLHRYTDETHGEGYLRAFFNKVKAGTYSSIERCFITGVSPVTMDDLTSGFNIGTNYSLTPQFNQMMGFTEEEVREMLTYYSTNSPFRHTVDELIEIMKPWYDNYCFAQDCYGETTMYNSNMVLYFVKNYIDNGKAPREMIEDNIRIDYEKLRMLIRKDKEFAHDASVIQTLVSQGYITGELKKGFPALNITNPDNFISLLYYFGMLTISGIDKGKTKLTIPNLVVQEQLYTYLLNTYNDADLNFSSYEKSELSSQLAYDGNWQAYFSYIADCLKRYASQRDKQKGEFFVHGFTLAMTAQNRFYRPISEQDTQAGYVDIFLCPMLDIYSDMKHSYIVELKYAKYRDSENRVEELRQEAIAQANRYADTDTVKQAIGSTQLHKIVVVYKGMEMRVCEEL